The DNA window GAAAAGGTTCTTGAAATAGACCCTGATAATCCATTTGCTTTATGTTCTATTGCCACAATTTATTATAATCAGAGAAAAAAATCACTTACAGAAATATTTGAACTTTTAGATAAATGTATTAAAAAAAATCCAACTTACAGACCATCTTATGTTCTTGCCGGAAGAATATTTTACGAAAATGATAATTTTAAAGAAAGTATAAAATTTTTTAAAATTGCAGTATCAATAGACCCAAATGATGACCTCTCACATTTATTACTTGGAATAAGTTATTTCAATACAGGCAATAAAGAAGAAGCAGAAAAACATCTAACAAAAGCATATAATCTAAATCCAAATAATTATGAAAATATTCAAAATCTTGCCTTTTTCTATAAAATAACAGGAAAATTTGATAAAGCACTCATTCTCTATGAAGAAGCAATCAAATTAAAGCCTGATGATTTAGATACTTTAAACGATATTGGTTTATGTTATGCAATGATTGGTGAAAAAGAAAAGGCAAAAAATATATGGGAAGAAATATTAAAGAAAAACCCGGATTATAAACCTGCAAAAACAAATCTTCAAATACTTAAAAAAAATAACTAATTCTTTTTAAAAATACCTATAACTGCCTGACCGAGTGAAATACCACCATCATTTACAGGAACTTTATTATGAATCAGAACATCAAACTTTTCTTTCTTAAGTTTTTTTAAAGTATCATTCAGTAAAAACATATTTTGAAAAACTCCTCCTGATAGAGCAACTTTATTTATATCTCTTTCCTCCCTCAAAATTTTACACATATCCTTAATTATTTCTGAAACAGTTATATGAAATCTGTATGAAATTTCACCTGTTTTTAATCCTTTTTTCAAATCATCCGTTATTCCTTTTAAAATCATTTCCGGCTCTATGATATAACCAGTTTTTTCTTTATTTATTTTATACTCATAAGGTTTTAAATTTTTATTTTTTTCAATCTTCATCTCAAGTTCTATTGCTGCTTGCCCTTCATAATCAATCTTCTCTCTTATACTTAAAATTGAACTTACAGCATCAAAAAACCTTCCAAAACTTGAGTTTAAAAAAGTATTTATATTATTATCAACCATCTTCTTTATTATACCCCATTTTTTCATATCTATC is part of the bacterium genome and encodes:
- a CDS encoding tetratricopeptide repeat protein; this encodes LRNYDWLDPISFYEKSLKWGFEDGKLYYNLGTIYYRMKNYEKALELFSKSIDLFKNKKLPYLGIASCYANIGKYDEAINYYEKVLEIDPDNPFALCSIATIYYNQRKKSLTEIFELLDKCIKKNPTYRPSYVLAGRIFYENDNFKESIKFFKIAVSIDPNDDLSHLLLGISYFNTGNKEEAEKHLTKAYNLNPNNYENIQNLAFFYKITGKFDKALILYEEAIKLKPDDLDTLNDIGLCYAMIGEKEKAKNIWEEILKKNPDYKPAKTNLQILKKNN